A genomic region of Lysinibacillus sp. 2017 contains the following coding sequences:
- a CDS encoding VanZ family protein: MLLFFLYCVSIFSQTIIPNFTIINWRIVLDTSTAYSRSNFTPLNTILLFYNQLNGPLANIAFYNLAGNIVLFIPFGFFIPLVWPKFRGWVIMHVVAFLIPLFIECTQYFIGRSIDVDDVLLNAIAIVIGFVLYKVLQRVRKMIKDK; this comes from the coding sequence ATGCTACTTTTTTTCCTCTATTGTGTTAGCATTTTTTCACAGACGATTATTCCAAACTTTACTATTATAAATTGGCGAATTGTATTGGATACCTCAACCGCCTATTCTCGTAGTAATTTTACACCGCTCAATACGATTTTACTTTTTTATAATCAATTAAATGGGCCCCTTGCAAATATTGCCTTTTATAATTTAGCTGGTAATATTGTACTGTTCATTCCATTTGGCTTCTTTATTCCATTAGTATGGCCAAAATTTAGAGGATGGGTCATCATGCATGTTGTCGCATTTTTAATTCCACTCTTTATTGAATGTACGCAATATTTTATCGGGCGTAGTATTGATGTGGATGATGTTTTACTAAATGCCATCGCGATTGTAATAGGCTTTGTTTTGTACAAAGTGTTGCAACGTGTTCGTAAAATGATAAAGGATAAGTAA